In a single window of the Streptomyces sp. NBC_00237 genome:
- a CDS encoding ATP-binding protein, whose protein sequence is MKITKAVGKFLGVAGDRSAPPPRYLALADGLTVTETHAEAWYVLSSSNTDLMSEQARDAEHDQASSALARTLAGHDCHLRILWSPLNAGDYRVEAEELFTAGDFAEWAEARVERLEDIALSQRQLLLGVRIQERSGQTQARSRSGVQDAFGVRKTGIPQRELARLDALARRLGRQLETTPWRAKPAPVEVLAWMVAREQHRATSLPTPNSAGVISGAKLAALTRGRVVPYPDHVRVMDAQGEVAAWTSVLTMDSFPEEMDSPGPGEWLRTVSEITYVPEYDEDGVDPDVQILPVNPEPSVRFKVLHRRDALKLTEETRKLAKEQGDSAAQHSAATPAADIIETEETMTQLARDMKREDVTLLEDHPRLVVSSDVSLEDLRSKILAVTTHYGGLGIEVSVGTEEQKELWLETLPGDKVRVPDLSHIRTVGALAGSWFWGGASVGDDTGPVIGYLTGSTPGLVRNDLTGGSARGDATTTAFIGRSGRGKTTAMMMSLLDAAFRGSFVLALDFKGDMGGLVGAGRRFGLNAHLVETGAQYAGVADLFTLLTGESAERAQTEVPAQLGIALPQHLRMRGAETPIQSAVNEVIAAGEPQVWKVIEHLRESTDELSRETGQALYELAQTGLGAPFMGRPTGDNMFMRSEPGIWVVQIPGISLPAPDDDREDWSVHQRLSVALVHSMLAFGISMAGRKDLRGLRKAIAVPEVHVLTATREGSSFLQYIARVGRALQTALVIDTQDPESLAKLTGLIEQITTMFGFQLTTSEQQDALAALLDLPKGEHTRALIQAIGVGFDQEIRHGHAIMRDRRFQSATVQFDVPSEELLELLSTTPKVDTGGADLTKEPQGVGV, encoded by the coding sequence ATGAAGATCACGAAGGCAGTCGGAAAGTTCCTCGGAGTCGCGGGGGATCGGTCTGCGCCGCCGCCGCGATACCTGGCTCTGGCGGACGGGCTCACGGTGACGGAGACCCACGCCGAGGCGTGGTACGTCCTGTCCAGCAGCAACACCGACCTGATGTCGGAGCAGGCGCGGGACGCCGAACACGACCAGGCATCCAGTGCGCTCGCCCGCACGCTCGCCGGGCACGACTGCCACCTGCGGATACTGTGGAGCCCGCTGAACGCCGGGGACTACCGCGTCGAGGCCGAGGAGCTGTTCACCGCTGGAGACTTCGCGGAGTGGGCGGAGGCCCGGGTGGAACGGCTCGAAGACATCGCCCTCTCCCAGCGTCAACTGCTGCTGGGTGTGCGCATCCAGGAGCGTTCCGGACAGACCCAGGCCCGCAGCCGCAGCGGCGTGCAGGACGCCTTCGGCGTCAGGAAGACCGGCATCCCGCAGCGCGAGCTAGCCCGGCTCGATGCGCTCGCGCGCCGGCTCGGACGCCAGTTGGAGACAACCCCGTGGCGGGCCAAGCCCGCCCCGGTCGAGGTCCTGGCCTGGATGGTAGCGCGGGAACAGCACCGGGCCACGAGCCTGCCGACACCCAACAGCGCAGGCGTGATCTCCGGGGCGAAGCTGGCCGCACTCACCCGCGGTCGCGTCGTCCCGTACCCGGATCATGTGCGCGTGATGGATGCCCAGGGCGAAGTCGCCGCCTGGACCAGCGTTCTGACGATGGACTCCTTCCCCGAAGAGATGGATTCGCCGGGGCCGGGGGAGTGGCTGCGGACGGTCAGTGAGATTACGTACGTACCGGAGTACGACGAGGACGGCGTCGACCCGGATGTTCAGATCCTCCCGGTCAACCCCGAACCGTCCGTGCGCTTCAAGGTCCTGCACCGGCGCGACGCGCTGAAGTTGACCGAGGAGACGCGGAAGCTGGCCAAGGAGCAGGGCGACTCCGCCGCCCAGCACTCTGCCGCCACCCCCGCCGCCGACATCATCGAGACCGAAGAGACGATGACTCAGCTCGCGCGCGATATGAAGCGCGAGGACGTCACCCTGTTGGAGGACCACCCCCGGCTGGTCGTCTCCAGCGACGTCTCCCTGGAGGACCTGCGCTCGAAGATCCTCGCGGTCACCACGCACTACGGCGGTCTCGGCATCGAGGTGTCCGTCGGCACCGAGGAGCAGAAGGAACTCTGGCTGGAGACGCTGCCCGGCGACAAGGTTCGCGTGCCCGACCTCTCCCACATCCGTACCGTGGGCGCACTCGCCGGAAGTTGGTTCTGGGGCGGTGCCTCCGTCGGTGACGACACCGGCCCGGTGATCGGCTACCTCACCGGCTCCACCCCCGGCCTTGTCCGCAACGACCTGACCGGCGGCTCGGCGCGCGGTGACGCGACCACCACGGCGTTCATCGGCAGGTCCGGACGCGGTAAGACGACCGCGATGATGATGTCCCTGCTGGACGCGGCGTTCCGCGGCAGCTTCGTCTTGGCGCTGGACTTCAAGGGCGACATGGGCGGATTGGTCGGGGCTGGCCGTCGCTTCGGTCTGAACGCGCACCTGGTGGAGACCGGCGCCCAGTACGCGGGTGTCGCTGACCTGTTCACCCTGCTGACCGGCGAGAGCGCCGAGCGGGCCCAGACCGAGGTCCCCGCACAGCTGGGCATCGCCCTTCCCCAGCACCTGCGGATGCGCGGCGCCGAGACGCCGATCCAGTCGGCCGTCAACGAGGTGATTGCCGCCGGGGAACCGCAGGTGTGGAAGGTCATCGAGCACCTGCGCGAGTCGACCGACGAGCTGTCCAGGGAGACCGGTCAGGCCCTGTACGAGCTCGCGCAGACGGGCCTCGGCGCCCCGTTCATGGGCAGGCCGACCGGCGACAACATGTTCATGCGGTCCGAGCCGGGCATCTGGGTGGTGCAGATCCCCGGGATCTCGCTGCCTGCCCCAGACGACGACCGCGAGGACTGGTCCGTGCACCAGCGGCTCAGCGTCGCCCTGGTCCACTCGATGCTGGCGTTCGGGATCTCGATGGCCGGCCGCAAGGACCTGCGCGGCCTGCGCAAGGCCATCGCGGTCCCCGAAGTGCATGTGCTAACGGCGACCCGGGAGGGAAGTTCCTTCCTCCAGTACATCGCGAGGGTCGGCAGGGCGTTGCAGACCGCTCTTGTCATCGACACGCAGGACCCGGAGTCGCTGGCGAAGCTGACCGGCCTGATCGAGCAGATCACCACCATGTTCGGCTTCCAGCTCACGACATCCGAGCAGCAGGATGCGCTCGCGGCCCTGCTCGACCTGCCCAAGGGCGAGCACACCCGGGCGCTGATCCAGGCGATCGGCGTGGGCTTCGATCAGGAGATCCGTCACGGCCACGCGATCATGCGCGACCGCCGATTCCAGTCCGCCACCGTCCAGTTCGACGTCCCGTCGGAAGAACTGCTGGAGCTGCTGAGCACGACACCCAAGGTCGACACCGGCGGGGCCGATCTGACCAAGGAACCGCAGGGGGTAGGGGTATGA